AAGGGAAATTACCAGCCCAAGGCTGTCATAGTGGGAGACAGACGGATACGCATAGGCATATATGACACCGTCTGAACAAGTCACTGGAATGCCTGCCGGTGTATCCTCCCCTTCCTCCGGAATATCGGCCATAGGGTTGTTATCTAAATACAGGTACGCCGTCTGGTATGTCTTTTCCCATTTCACATCCCGTGTGGCCCCATCGATCGTCAGTTCATTGGCTGTTACATATGCCTGAAAGCTTTCCACCGCAGCGGTTCCCTCGTTCGTCCAATAGGTGTCGAACTCTGATCCATACAGGAACCACCATATAACGCCTTCGTACAGAAGCAGGAAAACGGAAAAGGAGATAATCAGAGCAATGGCGGCAACCGATGTGAATTTAAGTCCCAGGCGGGATTGGTATTTCCTGCTATTCAATGCGATACCCCTTTCCCCAAACAGTTTTCAGCAGCGTCGGCTCCTGCGGATCTTCCTCGACTTTCTCCCGCAGCCTGCGAATATGAACCATCACCGTATTGCTGGAGGAGTAAAAGAACGGTTCCTCCCAAATGCTTTCATACAAATTCTGCGCGGAGAAAAGTCTTCCTCTATGGGACAGCATCAATTTGAGGATCTGATACTCCTTGTCGGTCAGATTCAATTCTTCGCCGTCCTTCCACGCTTCGTTTCGATCCTGGTAGAGTACAATTCCGCGCCATTCCAACGGTGTCTCGTTGGCAAGGTCGCTTTTTCCCTTGTAGGTCTGATAGCGGCGCAGAAGTCCCTTAACTCGAGCAAGGAGCTCTGCATAAGAGAAGGGTTTTGCGAGATAGTCATCTCCACCGGTGGAAAATCCAAGTGTCAAATCAGAATCCTTGTTTTTCGCGGTGAGAAACAGGATGGGAACATTGCTGATTTTCCTTAGCTGCAAGCAGACCTGATACCCGGACATACCTGCCATCATAACGTCTAAAACCACAAGATCCACATCGTCAGAAAAAGCGGAGAGTGCCATTTCACCATTCGTTGCTTCCAGTGTGACAAAGCCCTCGCTCTCCAGCAAAACACGGACAATCTCGCGAATTTCCGAATCATCATCAACAATCATGATTTTTGCTGCACCCATCATATTGTGGCACCTTCATTCAGCATTTTACTGCTATTTTACCATTCGCGCCTCCTGCAAGCAACTCGGAGAGACTCGAATTTTGTCGAGTTAAGAATACTTAAGGTCTTTGTAAGCGCCGGCGTCAGAATGTGTAGGTATAATGCGAAATTAAAAGCTATGCATATGTTCCTTTTTCTGTGGAGGTGCGGATGAAACAGCGTGAAAAGCGACTAAAGATTTATTTTCTCATCGTATTCTTACTTTTGCTTCTTGTCTCCGGAGTGTTCCTTGCCATTGTTTTTTTTAGAGGGCACTTCGGATCGGCAGAAGCCTTACGCACCTATATTGGTTCGTTTGGCTCGCTTGCGCCGCTGATGCTGACGGCCATTCAAACCATGCAGGCGTTTTTTCCAATCATTCCGAGCTTTTTCGGGTTTATAGCAGGAGCTGGATTGTTTGGAGCAGCCGGTGGTTTTCTCTGCAATTATATTGGGATTAGTCTTGGCTCCATGATTGCTTATCTGCTTGCAAGGCGCTTTGGGGTCGGATTTGTAAAGCAGATTATACCAGAGAAAAAATACAATGCGGCAGTTGAATGGGCAGCTTCAAAAAAAAGCTATACCGTTGTGTTTTTCCTATCGATTCTTCTCCCGTTTGCGCCGGACTGCGCACTGTGCTATTTTTCCGGCCTGATTAATATGCCCATCAAAAAATACATTCTGATTATTGTTACTGCAAAGCCCTGGTGCATCCTGCTTTACAGCATTTTTTTCAACAGCATACTTTAGGAGGCTCTTATGCTTGGATTTTATAACTACACGGTCATTCTCACCTACATCGGAATGCTGACTTCCTTTTTTGGAATTGTCTTTGCTGCGGACGGGAGCATTATGCAGGCATTGCTTTGCCTGATGATTTCCGGTTTTTGCGATATGTTTGATGGGCGTGTGGCGTCTACCATGAAAAGGACGCGCAGAGAAAAGGATTTTGGCATTCAAATTGATTCCCTCAGCGACCTTGTCTGCTTCGGGGTCCTGCCCGCCGTGATCGTACATATGCTGAGTCCTAAAAATATGATTGTTTCAAGTATTTGCGGGCTCTATCTACTGTGTGCGCTCATTCGACTGGCGTACTTCAATGTGGATGAAGCGGAAAGGCAGGAGAGCACGGATACAGGACGCGAGATCTATCAGGGACTTCCAGTAACCTCTGTGGCGCTTATTCTACCGCTACTATTTTGCGCCTCTCGTATTCCGGGCTTCCTGCTAAAAGCAGTCGCTCCAGTGATACTGCTCCTCATGGCAACTGCATTTGTGACGCCCTTTCACTTAAAAAAACCAGCTTTGCCAGGTAAATTGGTCATGTCGTTTGTTGGAATCAGCGAGCTGGCGCTGTTGCTTACGAAAGGTGGTTTTTGATGGAAGATCGCATAATGCAGTTCTTTTATAAAACAACAATCGGGCGGTTATTCATCAATCTACTGCTAAAAGCAGGGCTGCCCAAGGTCATGGCAGCCTATCTGCGTTCCCCCTTATCAAAGCACCTGATTCCGCGGTATATCAAAAAACACAGGATTCCCATGCGGGATTTCCCAGAGATAAGTTACCGTTCTTTTGCGGAGTTTTTCTCTCGAAGAAAAGAATTCAGCGTTACAGACCCAAACCCCTCCCATTTTTCAAGTCCTTGTGATGGCTTGCTCAGTGCATATTCAATTCTGCCTGACAGCAGCTTTGCCATCAAAAATTCACACTATCGGCTATGCGATTTGATAGACGACACGGAGCTTGCCAAACGATATTGTAATGGGCTTTGTCTGATTTTCCGCCTCACGGCGGCAGATTACCATCACTATTCGTTCGTTGATGATGGCTACATCGGTAAGAACCACTTGATTGAGGGCACACTGCATAGCGTTCAGCCGATCGCTTGCGACGCATTTCCGGTTTATCGATTGAATCGCAGATGCTGGAAACTACTTGATACGGACCATTTTGGCCCTATCATTCAAATTGAGATCGGTGCGCTTGCTGTTGGTGGCATCGTCAACGAATATGAGGAGACTTCCTTTGAAAAAGGAACTGTTATGGGGCATTTTGAGCTGTGCGGCTCGACAATTGTGCTTTTGATCCAGAAAGAGAAAATAAGACTCTTGTCCAAAATTGAAACGGTTTTGGCAGCTGGCGATGAGTTTCGTGTGACCCAGGGAATGTGGATTGCATCAAAGCCAAACACGGAACATCCGGAGCCGCCTACAAGCGATAAGCAGCGGAGTGGCTGAAAGCCAATGCATGAGATATATTCTTCATGCTTTTAAAAAAACGCAGGAGAAAATTGCACATGGAATACTTGAAGAAATGCGGAAACAAACTCCTGCCGGAATACTCCCGTATTCCACTGGCCCTTGTTCTTGTTTGGAACGGCATCGCCTATTACGGTGGACGGCTGATTGCTCAAAACTGGCAGCACACGCAGATGGATTTACCGCTGGACGCAGTCATTCCTTTTGCACCATGGACGGTTTCTATCTATATTCTGAGCTATTTTTTCTGGATTGTGAATTATATATTAGCTGCTCGCCGGGACGAGGCGTCCGCATATCGGTTTTTTTGCGCAGATTTCATCACAAGGTGCGTTTGCTTGATATCCTTTCTGATTCTCCCCACCACGAATGTGCGCCCAGAGGTAATTGGTAGCGATATTTGGAGCGCACTAATGCGTCTGGTCTACCGCAGTGATGCGGCAGATAACCTATTTCCCTCCATTCACTGCATTGCAAGCTATCTGTCTGCTGTAGGAATCAAAAATGACAAGAGCATCCCATTATGGTATCGCATTTTTTCCTATGGCTTTGCTGTCGCCATCTGCATTTCAACGGTAACGACCAAGCAGCATGTGGCTGTTGATGTGGTCGGCGGTATCGCCTTGGCCGCTGCAGCATATTGGGTTTCGGGCCATTGTGCCGTATCCGCATTCTATATTCGTATGATTGACCGCCTGCGTAGGAAAGTCTGCATGACCAACACGAATTGATACTGCCCAAAGCATTAGTGCCAATCTTTAGAAAAATTAAGAAGTGTAGCGCTAAGATTTTAAGAAGTTCCTGATAAAATAGCATCATCGAAAGCAAGTACGCATTCGAAACACATTATTGAAAGGAACATTTTAATCATGAAAGAAAGCAATTTCAAAAAAGTAAGAGGTAATGGGAAAAGAATTGCGGTCATCGCTTTGGCGCTGGTTCTGTCGCTGTCGGCCTTGACAGGCTGCGGCACAAACAAGAAAAAGGGCACAGATGCCAAGGATACAACACCCCAGAGCCAGCAGCAGGACACCAGCAAGAAGGATACCTCGGCTAAGGATACTGTCACCCCCTCAACGCAGGCCCCTGCTGGAAACAACACGACCAATCAGGATACTGCAACTCAGGTGCCTGCGGCCAAGGACACCACCAAAGCCCCCGCTACCAAGGCTCCTGCTACAAACAGCACCAAAGGCAATTAAAATACTTAACCACTGGTTGTCCTACGTTGCAGATTATAGAAGCTCTATCGGCTCGGCACAGCAAGCAAGAGTCAAGTGCCACTCCTGCCAGTGAGAGCAAGTCAGACAGAGGCAGGATAATATATTTTCTTTTTCATTTTTCCTCCTTTACTAAAACGCCTCCTGTGCAGATCACACAGGAGGCGTTTTAGGTCAGATTTGAAAGGAGTACGCAATCATGAATTCACAGACTATTTTAATCGTAGAGGATGAGGCCGAAATTCGCGAGGGAATCAGAATTCTTCTCAGCGGAGAAAACTATACCATTCTGGAAGCGGAAAACGGGCAACAGGGCTTAGGATGCTGGCCGATTGCGTCGATCTCGTTATTCTTGATGTCATGATGCCTGGTATGAGCGGCCTGCGCGTGTGCAAGGAGATTCGCAAGACGTCTGCTGTTCCCGTTTTATTTCTGACAGCAAGAGCGCAGGAGTCTGACAAGCTCATCGGGCTTACCGCTGGCGGCGACGACTATTTGCCAAAACCGTTTTCGTATGCGGAGCTGATTGCCAGGGTGAAAGCGCTTCTGCGCCGCTACTGCGTATACCGCGGCAAGGAGCAGCCCGGAGAGCTGTGCAAAAGCAACTATCTGGAACTGGGTGATGTACGGATTGCCAAAGATCACAACGAAGTCTGGGTGAAAGAAAAAGAAATCAGCTTGACGGAGATTGAATACCAAACTC
The Sediminispirochaeta bajacaliforniensis DSM 16054 genome window above contains:
- a CDS encoding response regulator transcription factor; protein product: MMGAAKIMIVDDDSEIREIVRVLLESEGFVTLEATNGEMALSAFSDDVDLVVLDVMMAGMSGYQVCLQLRKISNVPILFLTAKNKDSDLTLGFSTGGDDYLAKPFSYAELLARVKGLLRRYQTYKGKSDLANETPLEWRGIVLYQDRNEAWKDGEELNLTDKEYQILKLMLSHRGRLFSAQNLYESIWEEPFFYSSSNTVMVHIRRLREKVEEDPQEPTLLKTVWGKGYRIE
- a CDS encoding VTT domain-containing protein; the protein is MFLAIVFFRGHFGSAEALRTYIGSFGSLAPLMLTAIQTMQAFFPIIPSFFGFIAGAGLFGAAGGFLCNYIGISLGSMIAYLLARRFGVGFVKQIIPEKKYNAAVEWAASKKSYTVVFFLSILLPFAPDCALCYFSGLINMPIKKYILIIVTAKPWCILLYSIFFNSIL
- a CDS encoding CDP-alcohol phosphatidyltransferase family protein; this translates as MLGFYNYTVILTYIGMLTSFFGIVFAADGSIMQALLCLMISGFCDMFDGRVASTMKRTRREKDFGIQIDSLSDLVCFGVLPAVIVHMLSPKNMIVSSICGLYLLCALIRLAYFNVDEAERQESTDTGREIYQGLPVTSVALILPLLFCASRIPGFLLKAVAPVILLLMATAFVTPFHLKKPALPGKLVMSFVGISELALLLTKGGF
- a CDS encoding phosphatidylserine decarboxylase — its product is MEDRIMQFFYKTTIGRLFINLLLKAGLPKVMAAYLRSPLSKHLIPRYIKKHRIPMRDFPEISYRSFAEFFSRRKEFSVTDPNPSHFSSPCDGLLSAYSILPDSSFAIKNSHYRLCDLIDDTELAKRYCNGLCLIFRLTAADYHHYSFVDDGYIGKNHLIEGTLHSVQPIACDAFPVYRLNRRCWKLLDTDHFGPIIQIEIGALAVGGIVNEYEETSFEKGTVMGHFELCGSTIVLLIQKEKIRLLSKIETVLAAGDEFRVTQGMWIASKPNTEHPEPPTSDKQRSG
- a CDS encoding phosphatase PAP2 family protein; translation: MEYLKKCGNKLLPEYSRIPLALVLVWNGIAYYGGRLIAQNWQHTQMDLPLDAVIPFAPWTVSIYILSYFFWIVNYILAARRDEASAYRFFCADFITRCVCLISFLILPTTNVRPEVIGSDIWSALMRLVYRSDAADNLFPSIHCIASYLSAVGIKNDKSIPLWYRIFSYGFAVAICISTVTTKQHVAVDVVGGIALAAAAYWVSGHCAVSAFYIRMIDRLRRKVCMTNTN
- a CDS encoding response regulator is translated as MNSQTILIVEDEAEIREGIRILLSGENYTILEAENGQQGLGCWPIASISLFLMS
- a CDS encoding response regulator transcription factor, coding for MMPGMSGLRVCKEIRKTSAVPVLFLTARAQESDKLIGLTAGGDDYLPKPFSYAELIARVKALLRRYCVYRGKEQPGELCKSNYLELGDVRIAKDHNEVWVKEKEISLTEIEYQTLYLLMKSPGRIFSTQNIYEAIWNEPYFYISNGTVMVHIRKLRVKMEDDPQEPKYIQTAWGKGYRFWKGGADA